From Coriobacteriia bacterium, the proteins below share one genomic window:
- a CDS encoding cytochrome ubiquinol oxidase subunit I, which produces MDAVFLARFQFAFTVAYHFFFVPLSVGLGLIMVLFERRYYKSQSPEDKSWADLWVKIFAATFVIGVATGITMEFAFGTNWATYSRFVGDIFGAPLAAEGLFAFFMESTFLGVLIFGRERVSAKFYYVSSWLVWGGSMLSALWIIIANSWMQTPAGFKVVGAGPQQKAVLTNFFAAALNPSTLPRYAHTVTALLITGGCMAAAVGAYHLLKGTHKAFARQSLSYGLAVAAIFSVLILVTGHFQAVEVVQQQPVKMAAMEGHWDAGPMPLGFIGFVNTQAKTTTVLAVPGGVSFLESFTFTKSYPGLNQTPPADIPPVQATFQTYHLMIIVFGILILVTSYLWWLNRSGKLENNKTLLKVLLWFWLIPEIGIQMGWAAAEIGRQPWIVQGLLRTKDAISVVVPAWQIALTILIFFVIYAVLFVGWARVVLGLIKAGPQTAASKA; this is translated from the coding sequence CTACAAGAGCCAGTCGCCGGAGGACAAGTCGTGGGCCGATCTGTGGGTCAAGATCTTCGCTGCGACGTTTGTCATTGGCGTAGCGACCGGCATCACCATGGAGTTCGCCTTCGGCACGAACTGGGCGACGTATTCGAGGTTCGTCGGTGACATCTTCGGCGCCCCGCTGGCCGCCGAGGGCCTGTTCGCGTTCTTCATGGAGTCGACGTTCCTCGGCGTGCTTATCTTCGGGCGCGAGCGCGTCTCGGCGAAGTTCTACTACGTCTCTTCGTGGCTCGTTTGGGGCGGCTCGATGCTCTCGGCGCTCTGGATCATCATCGCCAACTCTTGGATGCAGACACCCGCCGGCTTCAAGGTGGTGGGCGCAGGTCCGCAGCAAAAGGCCGTGCTGACCAACTTCTTTGCGGCGGCTCTCAATCCATCCACGCTTCCGCGATACGCGCACACGGTGACGGCGCTGCTCATCACCGGTGGCTGCATGGCTGCTGCGGTCGGCGCATACCACCTGCTCAAGGGGACGCACAAGGCATTTGCACGCCAGAGCCTGTCCTACGGGCTGGCCGTCGCGGCGATCTTCTCGGTACTGATTCTAGTCACCGGGCACTTCCAAGCGGTTGAGGTCGTACAGCAGCAGCCGGTCAAGATGGCTGCGATGGAGGGTCACTGGGATGCCGGTCCGATGCCTTTGGGCTTCATCGGATTCGTCAACACGCAGGCCAAGACGACCACCGTTCTCGCTGTGCCAGGAGGCGTCAGCTTCTTGGAGAGCTTCACGTTCACGAAGTCGTACCCGGGGCTGAATCAGACGCCGCCGGCCGATATTCCGCCGGTCCAAGCGACATTCCAGACCTACCACTTGATGATCATCGTCTTCGGGATTCTCATCCTGGTGACCTCGTACCTGTGGTGGCTGAACCGCTCGGGCAAGCTCGAGAACAACAAGACGCTGCTCAAGGTGCTGCTATGGTTCTGGCTCATCCCGGAGATCGGGATTCAGATGGGCTGGGCGGCGGCCGAGATTGGGCGCCAGCCGTGGATCGTCCAGGGCCTGCTGCGCACCAAGGACGCCATCTCCGTCGTCGTTCCCGCGTGGCAGATCGCACTGACGATCCTGATCTTCTTCGTGATCTACGCCGTGCTGTTCGTCGGCTGGGCGCGCGTCGTGCTCGGGCTGATCAAGGCGGGGCCGCAGACCGCGGCCTCCAAGGCTTAG
- the cydB gene encoding cytochrome d ubiquinol oxidase subunit II: MLLQVIWFVLVGVLLAGYAVLDGFDLGVGTLYPFLGKSEADKSVMRKSIGPVWDGNEVWLLTGGGALFAAFPPVYATVFSGFYLALMLVLFSLIFRAVSLDFRKHDPAWAGVWDWAFFLGSALPALLFGVAVGNIALGVPLTVGGEFAGNFFTLLGFWRGGFNLLPLCVGILGLGMFLLQGSSWVALKAEGDLHDRAAKLSSTLSWVFTALAVVATGVTAIFAPATFARVITSPAGWLFIVLLVASLVWSRMSINGGNDRASWYAVSLSAVALTGIWAAGIFPYMVPSLGNAVGLPTPSLTVFNASSSQLTLMVMLIISIIGVPIVLYYMYLIYKTFAGKVDAEGEGY; this comes from the coding sequence ATGCTGCTACAAGTCATCTGGTTTGTGCTGGTAGGCGTCCTGCTCGCCGGCTATGCCGTGCTCGACGGATTCGACCTTGGCGTGGGCACGCTCTACCCGTTCCTCGGCAAGTCCGAGGCCGACAAGTCCGTGATGCGCAAGTCGATCGGACCGGTCTGGGACGGCAACGAGGTCTGGCTGCTCACCGGTGGTGGCGCGCTGTTCGCGGCGTTCCCGCCGGTCTACGCGACCGTCTTCTCGGGCTTCTACCTCGCGCTGATGCTCGTGCTCTTCTCGCTCATCTTCCGCGCGGTATCGCTCGACTTCCGCAAGCACGACCCGGCTTGGGCGGGCGTGTGGGACTGGGCGTTCTTTCTGGGTAGCGCGCTGCCGGCGCTTCTCTTCGGCGTTGCGGTGGGCAACATCGCGCTAGGGGTCCCGCTGACCGTTGGCGGGGAGTTTGCGGGCAACTTCTTCACGCTGCTGGGCTTCTGGCGCGGCGGGTTCAACCTGCTGCCGCTGTGCGTGGGCATTCTCGGCCTGGGGATGTTCCTGCTTCAGGGCTCGTCATGGGTCGCGCTGAAGGCCGAAGGCGACCTGCACGATCGCGCCGCCAAGTTGTCGTCGACGCTGTCGTGGGTCTTCACGGCGCTCGCCGTTGTCGCCACCGGCGTGACCGCGATCTTCGCTCCGGCGACGTTTGCCCGCGTGATCACGTCCCCGGCCGGCTGGCTGTTCATCGTGTTGCTGGTCGCGTCACTCGTGTGGTCGCGCATGTCGATCAACGGCGGCAACGACCGCGCGAGCTGGTACGCCGTATCGCTGTCAGCCGTGGCGCTGACGGGCATCTGGGCTGCGGGCATCTTCCCGTACATGGTCCCGAGCCTGGGCAACGCAGTAGGCCTGCCGACCCCGTCGCTCACGGTGTTCAACGCTTCGTCTTCGCAACTCACGCTCATGGTGATGTTGATCATCAGCATCATCGGCGTGCCGATTGTTCTGTACTACATGTACCTGATCTACAAGACGTTTGCCGGCAAGGTCGACGCCGAGGGCGAAGGCTACTAG
- a CDS encoding DUF2461 domain-containing protein has protein sequence MSFSGFTPDSLGFLSDLSKHNDRAWFAENRQRYDRELLNRERDFVDAVGAAFAAVDQRVQAVPAVDRSIFRINRDTRFSRDKSPFKTYADMWFWIGDDRKTAPGYFLRMEPGSVAIGAGAHRLTPEQITRFRAAVDDGLHGQWLEHVLEDLRAQGYEISEATRKTVPKGFSAQHPRAELLKHTDYLHALKTFAPPPDEFTSPEFVDWCLAQFAQVKPLVDWLVEQLSGVFPPDMRM, from the coding sequence ATGTCGTTCTCAGGATTCACCCCGGACTCGCTCGGCTTTCTGTCCGACTTGTCGAAGCACAACGACCGCGCCTGGTTCGCCGAGAACCGGCAGCGCTACGACCGCGAGCTGCTCAACCGCGAGCGCGACTTCGTCGATGCCGTGGGCGCAGCGTTCGCTGCCGTCGATCAGCGCGTGCAGGCGGTACCCGCCGTCGACCGCTCCATCTTCCGCATCAACCGCGATACGCGCTTCTCGCGCGACAAGTCTCCGTTCAAGACGTACGCCGACATGTGGTTCTGGATCGGCGACGACCGCAAGACCGCACCCGGCTATTTCTTGCGCATGGAGCCGGGCAGCGTGGCGATCGGTGCCGGGGCACATCGGCTCACGCCCGAGCAGATCACCCGATTCCGAGCCGCAGTGGACGATGGGCTGCATGGGCAGTGGCTCGAGCATGTGCTCGAGGACCTGCGCGCGCAGGGCTACGAGATCAGCGAGGCGACGCGCAAGACGGTGCCCAAGGGGTTCTCGGCGCAGCATCCGCGTGCGGAGCTACTCAAGCACACCGACTACCTGCACGCGCTCAAGACGTTCGCACCCCCACCCGACGAGTTCACCTCGCCGGAGTTCGTCGACTGGTGTCTAGCGCAGTTCGCGCAGGTCAAGCCGCTGGTCGACTGGCTGGTCGAGCAGTTGAGCGGCGTGTTTCCGCCAGACATGCGAATGTAG
- a CDS encoding MFS transporter, which yields MKDRRLLIIFGIVLVDMLSFSLVLPLLPYFAKNFGANALVTGLIASAYPLAQVIAAPILGRLSDAYGRRPILLVSIAGTACALIVLGLANSLWMLFASRIIDGLTGGNISVAQAYMTDITSAEDRGKAFGLVGAAFGLGFILGPAAGGLLSTISYSVPAFVAAGLAGINLLLVTFVLPESLSAEQRAEVREEPAKGFAIHELATTLGLPRVGPLMSVRIVIGFTFAVFEGGFSLWAAQALGLSAWQNGLVLAYVGVLSVGIQLGAIGLLTKRFSDPQLIVGGAALAAVSLAAWGFSPNVWVLLAILPPLSLGMAVANTIVGSALTKAVYADEVGGIIGLSTSTGSLMRIPAPFVAGALLQFIPAGWAPGVLSGVLTAAIVPFAYRRLIRCPDAPLPPREILQAEAAAEPLPVE from the coding sequence GTGAAAGACCGCCGCCTGCTCATTATCTTCGGAATCGTACTTGTCGACATGCTCAGCTTCTCGCTCGTGCTGCCGCTGCTGCCCTACTTCGCCAAGAACTTCGGGGCCAACGCGCTCGTCACGGGACTGATCGCCTCGGCGTATCCGCTCGCGCAGGTCATCGCCGCACCTATCTTGGGACGGCTCTCCGACGCCTATGGGCGCCGCCCCATCCTGCTCGTGTCGATCGCGGGGACGGCCTGCGCCCTGATCGTCCTTGGGTTGGCCAACTCGCTGTGGATGTTGTTTGCCAGTCGCATCATCGACGGCCTGACCGGTGGCAACATCTCCGTTGCGCAGGCGTACATGACCGACATCACGTCGGCCGAGGACCGCGGCAAGGCGTTCGGGCTCGTGGGCGCCGCATTCGGCCTGGGCTTCATCCTCGGCCCCGCCGCCGGCGGCCTGCTCTCTACGATCAGCTACTCGGTGCCGGCGTTCGTCGCCGCTGGGCTGGCCGGCATCAACCTGCTGCTCGTGACCTTCGTGCTTCCCGAGTCGCTGTCCGCCGAGCAACGCGCCGAAGTGCGCGAGGAACCGGCCAAGGGTTTCGCGATTCACGAACTCGCAACCACACTTGGGCTGCCTCGCGTTGGCCCGCTCATGAGCGTGCGCATCGTCATCGGCTTCACGTTCGCGGTCTTTGAGGGTGGATTCAGCCTGTGGGCCGCGCAGGCGCTGGGGTTGAGCGCATGGCAAAACGGCCTCGTGCTGGCGTACGTGGGCGTGCTCTCGGTGGGCATACAGCTCGGAGCGATCGGGCTGCTCACGAAGCGCTTCTCCGACCCGCAGCTCATCGTGGGCGGCGCGGCGCTCGCTGCGGTCTCGCTTGCGGCGTGGGGCTTCTCGCCCAACGTCTGGGTGCTGCTCGCAATCCTACCGCCGCTCTCGCTGGGCATGGCCGTCGCCAACACAATCGTCGGGTCGGCGCTGACTAAGGCGGTCTACGCCGACGAGGTCGGCGGCATCATCGGCCTGTCGACCTCGACCGGCTCGCTCATGCGCATTCCGGCACCGTTTGTCGCAGGCGCGCTGCTTCAGTTCATCCCAGCCGGCTGGGCGCCAGGCGTTCTGTCGGGCGTGCTGACCGCCGCAATCGTGCCGTTCGCGTACCGGCGCCTCATCCGCTGCCCCGACGCTCCGCTCCCGCCTCGCGAGATCCTGCAGGCTGAAGCAGCAGCCGAACCGCTTCCCGTCGAGTAG
- a CDS encoding class I SAM-dependent methyltransferase, whose amino-acid sequence MKRPDGAGGGHPADVPGGPGSGAGADAATGDQPHAVFHRQYAGGEAPWDIDKPQPEIVALEDAGVFGPRVLDVGCGTGETALFLASRDHDVTGIDAVSAAVDTAKARAARRGLDVCFRTADVLDALPELIGKFHSVTDVGFFHALSDEQRADFAAKLAEKLAPGGVYTMLCFSDRVPGTWGPRRVSEAEIRAVFAGPEWVVREIRPAELHSAVDAMPIVDANLALIERA is encoded by the coding sequence ATGAAGCGACCGGACGGCGCTGGTGGCGGTCACCCCGCCGACGTGCCGGGCGGTCCAGGCTCGGGCGCGGGCGCTGACGCTGCCACCGGTGATCAACCGCACGCGGTCTTCCATCGGCAGTACGCCGGGGGCGAGGCGCCGTGGGACATCGACAAACCACAGCCTGAGATCGTGGCCCTTGAGGACGCCGGTGTTTTCGGCCCGCGCGTGCTCGATGTGGGCTGCGGAACCGGCGAGACGGCGCTGTTCTTAGCCTCGCGCGACCACGACGTGACCGGTATCGATGCGGTGTCGGCCGCGGTCGACACCGCGAAGGCTCGCGCCGCCCGCCGAGGGCTCGACGTCTGCTTCCGCACAGCCGACGTACTCGATGCGCTGCCCGAGCTCATCGGCAAGTTTCACTCGGTGACCGACGTCGGCTTCTTTCACGCGCTTTCCGACGAGCAGCGCGCGGATTTCGCCGCCAAGCTCGCCGAGAAGCTCGCACCCGGCGGCGTGTACACGATGCTGTGCTTCTCCGACCGCGTTCCCGGTACATGGGGGCCTCGGCGTGTCAGCGAAGCCGAGATCCGCGCAGTGTTCGCCGGGCCCGAGTGGGTTGTGCGCGAGATCCGACCGGCCGAGCTGCACTCAGCGGTCGACGCAATGCCGATCGTGGACGCCAACCTCGCGCTGATCGAGCGGGCCTAG